The DNA segment CATTAATTATGTTAAACATCAACTCTTATATCATAACAACGTAGATTATTACTTGGCTTTCATGTCAAGAATTAAAATTAGAgacaaaaatattatcatatatagaaaacatttattttatgaCAAGAAAACATCAGAtatactgaaaaaaaaaacaacttggAAATTAGTCGTAGATGTATCTCATGGTAGTAGTGGCAGATGTGTACCCACCATCAATAACCAGGTTATGTCCGGTAATGAATCTTGACGATTCTTCGCTTGCAAGAAACAAAGCTGCTTGAGCAACATCCTCTACAGTACCAGCCCTTCCGGTCAGTAAACTTCCTTTCTCAGCCACAGTCTTTGTGACCTCAGCCGCATCGATTCTGTCGTTGTGAAGATACGTACGATACGCGTTGACCAAGATCTCAGTAGGAACTCCATGCGGAGAGATGCTGTTCACACGGATACCGTGAGAGCCAAGTTCGCATGCCGTTGTCTTCACGAGTCCGTTAATGGCTCCTTTTGAAAGTGTATACGCGTGACCTCCTAGTCCTCCCATTACTCCTGATGAACTTGATGTGCATATTATCGACCCTCCTCCTACTTTTGCGTTTTTAGATGCATCAAAACTAAATTTAGCTGtctgatgataaaaaaaattaagctgCACAATATTGTTTAACTGATCCGAATGATACCAATCAAAACACATAAGTAGAAAACTATAAAcactaatttataaaacaaaaataacatataaaactGTAACACCCAGACAGCCATGATCTCTTCCGTGGCCGGTGCGTTATCTTAGAAGGTTAGAAAATTATGTTTACTAACCTAACCTTGTAATCACTATGTGATAAATTCTCTTTGTCTTAGCCTTACTTAGGTATCAGAATTGACTTCTCTATAGGTTGTTCATTTCTAAATTGTTCCATCTCAAACACGTttaatattgaagtttttttggACAAACAACTAAAAGCGCCTCTTTATTAACATAGTAAGCAAATCAACTTTAAaagtactttttaaaaaattggtcAATATTTTCTAAGAAGACAAATCCAAATCAAAACTGAAAATATACTTTAAGATTTGTATACATTACATATCTTTGTTATGCTTATTTGATTAGTGTTAAGATTTTAATTGCAGCACACTTAAAGAAAAAACGAAATGATTAATGATATTCAGTACTTAGCTCTTAAGACTTGCTAAATTGCCAAATCTGATTGGAGACCAAACTAAACAACTCACCTTTGATCATGGCCTTAGCTGCATGTTTGATGCCAAGCAAGACACCATTCACATTGACCGAAACAAGTTTGTTTACCATCTTAATGTCCATCTCCATGATGCTACCCTCGTTCACAGCCATTCCAGCATTGTTGAACATCACGTCTAGCCTCCCTTTCCGTCTCATGGCTAGCTCCACTGCTGCCTCCACATCAGCCTCCTTCGATACATCGCAATGCACGTAGCACCCACCAATGGATTCTGCCATACGGACGCCTTCTTCATCCAGTATATCCGCGACTATGACATATGCGCCATTCTCTGTAAACAGCCTCGCCGTGGCAGCTCCGATCCCTCTTGCTCCTCCGGTTATTATGGCTACCTTATTGTTTAGTCTTTTGTTTGAGTTTGCCATTAATTCCAGTTATTTTTTGGAGAGGTTTGGTATTAGACTTTGTTCTTATACCACTTGTTTTATGTTTCTTGTTTTAGACATGCTCTTTAACTTTCCAGTCAAcaacttttctttctttcacttGTTAGTTCACTCATCTTCTTTGCGTTAAGGCAAGtttgatgaatattaaaaacaaaaacaaagagtGAGAAATTTCATATGGATTTTGGTTGATTATATAACACAACGTTATAACTTATAATATAATTCTCGAACTTTTGTATATCCAACTCGAATTGTACAATAAAGTTTTGTAAGATTAAGAGGTGAATATCAAGTCTCTCTCCACTTTTCTATAAATACGATCTCTTTGCTTTGACAAAATATATTACACAGCAGCACTTATACatatcagtatatatatatatatatgataatatgaAGATGTATATGGTTGTGTTATCTTCTGCTTTTAGTTCATCGTATAGGGAGGCTACGGCTTTCATGAAACAGTTAAACTTTACAGAATCGTTTCCATGTTTTTCATCAAGTTGTTAAAGGAGAAAGGACAAAACAAACATATGATGCTTAGTTTGAGATTTACAAGTTTTTCCAAAAGGTATGAACTTGGTGGGGGTCTTCACACTTGACAGTGGGCGAGCGATTCTTGCTTCCctgttttagagagagagagagaggaaggtgCAAGTAAGAGTTATTTACATGAACTGGTCTCGTTCCTCCACAACAATTTGCTTTTCATCCCACGGGTTCTGGTTAGTCAAATAATCCTTTACTATTGCCCCAGACAGACAAAGTAAAGAACATCTAATTTAGAGGTCTAGTCATTCAATCTTTCTTTACCAATTTGCCCCAGAAAGACAAAGTAAAGAACCTCTAATTTAGATTCACCAAAGACATCTCAAGCACAGAAGACCCCACAAGATATCATAGACATTAAGTTTACATGTGAGTTGAGAAATAGAAGAGAAGGCATACCTTGTAAAGACTTTTCGAGGTCCTGTAATTGTCTGATGAAACCGGCGTTAGGATTTGCCACGGGTCTAATGCTCTGAACATGTTGCAATGCTTGGGTTAAAGTCATTCCGTGTTTCTTCATGAGGTAAGCAACAACTACAGTGACACTACACGGAGCAAAACATTCAGGGAACAGAGTGCCACTAAACAAAACAAGGTGCGttccaaatatcaaaaaaataaataaatatcagaAACCTGCGTGACTTTCCAACGAAGCAATGGACAAGAACGCTACCACCTTGCTTCTTGGCTTCATCAATGAAATGGATACACTCATCGAAGTATGCTTCCAAATTAGTGTCTTCCTTATCCACAACTATCACATATACAAAGCAAGAGATTCCATCTCAAAAGGAGGGCAAGAAAGACATATATTATGGTTTCGCCGCCCCGCctcgcaccgcagttaacacaaacaaaaatatctacatatactatatatctatacgtttttataattgttaaaaCTGCACtgcagttgaaccgcttgtcccgcaccgctcaaatcGCAATCAACATTCGGAGCCTAAGTATAACAAGGTGAAACCTTTAATACCTGGAACAACCTTGTAGACAAAATCGCCAGGGTGGACAGGTCTCAAGGAGCTAGCTACAGTTAAGATGTGAGTGACGTTGCAAGACTTCAAAGCGTTCTTGTTGGAAGCTGCTGCAAAGGATCCGAGATAGAGACCCTAGAAAAAAGATTAATGAATCAATTGgttccacacaaaaaaaagaaaaaactaggGATGGATGATTGTTTTGAGGTGGAACCTGTTGGATAAGGGAAGGGACATTGTCTTGTCTATAGACACGAGCAACTTTGATAAGACGAACAAGCTCTTGTATCCGATTCTTCACATAGGTTTCGTTATCCATTGCTGGCGAAGATGATGATCCTTTGTCCCTAGAACTCCTGGAAAGGGAAATGGAATTGAATCATTTAGCTCAGCGAATTGGGTACGACGTGATTCGAAATTAGAAGAATTGAATCTAAAATCAAAAAGTTGAATCTATGTGTCATGATCCCTTGAGATAAACGATTGCAACTATGGAGATCGAATCGCATTAACATGAATTCGATAACATAATTGATAAGATCTTACATTGTAGAAAGAAGGGGGTGGATTAGCCAAAGAGGAGAAGAAAACAAATCTGAGAAAAATGGTGACTCAGAGATTACTAATGGGGAAGTTTGCAACTGCATGGTGAGTTATTTTCACTCTAGGAcacttttcatctttttaaTACATTCTAAGTCACTTCTTGCTACTGAGGTAGTTTTTGTGactaaaaaccaaaactaaGTTTACTTTTCTAACTAAATGGTCCCACAAACATAAAATCAGTTTTGAAACAACGGGAGATGCGAcagtaaaaatgaaaaagacgAAACCGTTGCTCGACGCAAGAAGAGCTTCGGTCTCGACAAGAGCGGAACCGCTACAGTTGAGTTGAAGGTGATAATGCGTCGGCGGATGGTTTACGGCGAGCCGCGGTGGTGATTTtgaaatatttggaaaaaatGGATTCATCAAAATATCactttttagtttgaaatcGATTATTTGCAAATATATTTACGAAATTGCAACCAAAACAACatgaaaacacacaaaaattagGTGATTTAGGAAGAAACCATGGTTGACGGCCGTCCAATACTTGCAGAAACCTAAAATCTCAGATTTGTTGTTTTTGAGGTCAAAAACGTGTATCTATAACCTGATTTAGAGTTCTATAAAAAGATGGTAGCAATGGTGGCTACGCTGGGAAAAAAATTAGgtcaatgaagaagaagatcacaTAATTACGATTATACCCTTtactttataaaataaattaaaacaatgcaCTAATGCGTATTGAACCTGTTACTCATGTAATATAATAAGAGATCATTAACCACTGAGCCGCTGAAACTTTTTGTTTAACTGTGCATTGTTAAATCTTTTAATTGAGAACCAGAAATTTTAATATTAGCTTAAATTTAATTGATCCCAGACTTTCCAATATGCAACTTAGCCCATGTTTTGATGGAGAACTAGCGTTTTTGAAACATGAGGTCCCTCAATTTTTGCATCATTTCATTTTTGATCATAACTTCCAAATTTGCATTTTATCCCATGTGATATGCAATACACAAACAAATGCTATGTATAcacttaaattaattttaaaatgatctAAATGAACTCAAACAAGATACTCAAATGAACTGGTGTACTTATATAAATGCACTCAAATCAAATATCATATTTGTACAATGTACAAACGAATCGGTGTACATGTAAATTTTTGTAACATAGTTGTACACGTGGACAACGAAATATATGTGTACACAATAATGAAGAATATTTTGGTTTCAgctttttagaaattaaaaaaaaaacagacaaaaaGGAAAACTAGAAGGAAAACTCGTTTACATATATAAATGCACTCAAATCAGATATTATATTGTGCAATGTACAAACGAATCAGTGTACATGTAAATTTTTGTAAAACAGTTGTACATGTGGACAACGAAATATATGTGTACACAATGATAAAGCATGTTTTgaccttttttttgtcagcttttttcgaaattaaaaacaaaaacagacaaaaagaaaaactagaaGTTTGTTAGGTTAACATGAAAATGTGATTTTATGATAcattgttttaataatttagagtGTACACATGTAAATATATACACATGTACACATATAGTTTTTGTACACATGATAAACTTGTACACATGTTTATCTTGATTATAATGACTCTCTAATAATTTTTTAGAGTgacataatttattataatatttaaatcataacATTTATGATTTTTACTCGAACCGGTAGCTTCATTGCCAAAAAGTctcaaaaaaattttaattcaattttttaaaaacaaaaatctcaaATTCCTAAGCCATCTCATACTAATTACAAAATGTGATATCTTGCATCCATTTTTAGCTATGAATTAGTAGAAATCTGTGATTAATCTGAGAACACTCagaaattagttttaaatttttattgatatttgTATGAATTGTTTCGTATATTAATAGTCCACGCTTAAGACACAAAATAGTTAACCGTGGCCCAATGGTTATAGCAGGGATTAGCAACCCACCTTCGAATCCCCAGACGCCCAGTCTTGTCATTTTTTGTGTATTTTTCATTAATGGCAAAATTGTAACTAACTCATCTTCTACCCTTCGTTTTAGGTTTCTGCAAGTATTGGACGGCCGTCAACCATGGTTTCTTCCTAAATCACctaatttttgtgtgttttcatGTTGTTTTGGTTGCAATTTCgtaaatatatttgtaaataattgatttcaaactaaaaagtGATATTTTGATAATCCATTTTTTCCAAATATGTCAAAATCACCTCTGCGGCTCGCCGTAAACCTTCCGCCGGCGCATTATCACCTTCAACTCAACTGTAGCGGTTCCGCTCGTGTCGAGACCGAAGCTCTTCTTGCGTCGAGCAACGATTGcgtctttttcatttttactgTCGCGTCTCCCGTTGTTTCAAAACTGATTTTATGTTTGTGGGGCCATTTAGTTAGAAAAGTAAACttagttttggtttttagtCACAAAAACTACCTCAGTAGCAAGAAGTGACTTAGAAtgtaataaaaagatgaaaagtgTCCTAGAGTGAAAATAACTCCTGCATGGTTCTCTCCAGCTTTTTGGACAAGGAGAGGGACGATGCGTCCCAAAGGGGATATAAAGTGTAAATTATTTGTTCTTCAAAGACCTAGTTATATgtaatttgcttttttttttatatcaaataatgATGTTTGAGTTGagttattttttgtttacaatACTCACttggttttaataaatgacgtttaaatatttttatgtttcaaagTTATATGACGTTGTTAATTTTTAATGTACcatttaataaacaaattattCTACAATTTATTCCtttattggttaaattgtatttatatagatatttagcaatgtttttgtttaaaatatataaaattaaatatttttttaatttgtacgCAGAGAGCCACAGACTTTAAAACCAAGTAACCAACTAACACTACACGAAAACATGAAGATAATACGAAATAGGTTCCACATAAGCATAAAAATTGTGTTACTTTTGAATTAAAGTGCAGTTGTATAAATGAATTAGTaagtatatataattctttttatattaataaataaaatataattgattatttactttaaaagtagtgttaatataaattgaacttattattcaaaataatagaTTAGTTGTTTAGTTCATTAATTTTAGGTTAgggtatatatttaataataattaagttaaataaaaataaaaataataaaaaatctagTTAAATGTAATGGTCCAACGTAAACTATTTATAAGTGGATAAAAAAATAGAActctaaattaatattaatatattagatatataCAATAACTGATGAACAAGTAATTTCTAAGTAcaagtataatattttataagatttatcttttataatgtTCATCTATATCTAACATTTTTGGAAGGCTTATTCATGCTAATACaaacttttaaataatttaaagaaattacgaaaataattaattaaaacttatttattaATCCATCTGATAATTTCTTATTTCCTTTCGTCAAATGAGATTTCTTATTACGGGCGGCTAGAAAAAGACTGAgagtctgactggttcaaacgcagcggttgcagtTGCGGCTGCGgacgtttgcggttgcgggtggttgcagtttctagcggttttaagagatttgtacgactggttctgcggttagaaattggtgcgtttgcgggatacttatgactggttaactaccaaatacagcagcggttaaataataaattaacaatatttacattttatataattataaaaatatcaaaaatcataatattataagaaatatgtaaattatattttcaaagttatagttttaaatttttaaaattatataaaatatttatcttttaaaattttataatattaattaaaatataatagatatattttttatatttttataatttcattttaaaaaatttattgaatatttttatttttgtatttatatggttttaaaaaaaaaaaaaaaaaattatcctccggcaaccgcccgcaaccgcaaacgctagctggaaccagcttttgattttaagaggtttggagcgatttgaagcgatttgtagtGGTTTGTAtaattgtttcgaaacgctgtcaaccgctaccaaccgtaaaaactgcgtttgcgggtggtagcggggaaaCCAGTCAAGCTCTGAGAAGAACATAAAACCGAAGATATAAACAATAATGCCAAGACGGCCTTACATCTCAATTACATTAAAGGCTAAGCAATGACACCTTGGATAACAAAGAACACAATCCGTGATCGGTGCCACAACTAGTCCGGAAACGCTGAGCCTTTAAAGTGTACTGAGAGCAAATCATTTGTAAAGCAACACTTTTAATCCAAATAAGAGCTTCATGCGAGAGAAGGCATGATATTGTGGGAGACTGCGATAAAGAGCAAGAGACTGATCCGAACGTCAAGATAGCAGTAAAACAAAGACAAGAAAGATATCTTAAAGGAGAAGATAGacttttaaaaatgaaattgaCTTGTAACCAATGTTATGCGAAGACGATTTGATCAAATACTTAACCCTATAAACTGTTCAAATCATAGAGAAACTAAAAACCAGATAATCAAAAGTAATTAACTTATTCACACCCAAATCACAGAGATCAACGAGTTAGCAAGCCCAGAGTCTTCAAAACTCGTCTCAGATCCGTAATAAAGACTCCTGTACTCCCCGGGAACCGCCTGAATCAGCTTGAAAGACCTCTCCCTCCTCTCCGATTCATCCATCAACGAATAGCAAAACGACCAGAGAAGCTGAACAGACTCTGATCTGAGGAAGTTCCTCTGCACCTTTCTCCCGTCCGGTAACCGAACGCAGAGCCTGCACAGAACGCTCCGATCCGAGTCGCTTTTCGGCTCTTCGGTCAATTCCGGGAACCCGATCACCGAGTTCGGAGATAGACATGTTGGACTCTCGCCGTCGGGGAAGTTCTTTGGGCGTTTGGGATCCACGAAGGGAGATAGGTTCTCTAGTAATGATTGGCACTCGAGCACCGCGAATAATCTTTTCGCCATCGATCGGAATCGATCGCCAAAAAAAAACCTAATTTAATCTTTCTCAGGTGCTCAGGGGGAAGAAGCAGGAGCGTTCTTGATTTTGCGATTGCAGCTTTATATACAGTGGCGTGGAGATAGAGAACGCCgttacccttttttttttttccttgtaaataaatttacagATTTTTTAGTCAACAAAATGAATTTATGGATATTCgactctcttttctttcttttttatttattttcccttTGTTGTGCAAGTACTTTTTTAATTCCACAAACtataaaaatttactaaaatttataTTGCTTGTAATTGAGCTTTGGTTCTCCAAAAATGTTAACTTGTGTAGGAGTCTTTCTTAGCtctacaacatttttttatgttttttatttcttctgTTGAAGTTTATTCATTATAAAATACTAGGGAGATTATAAGATAAGATTTGATGATGGAATATAAAGAGTCCGAAGATCCAAACATCCGAAAACAAAGTCCTAAACACAGGGAAAGCATAGCCCTAACCAAGGGTAAActataagttacaaaaaaaaaagatcaatccAATTCTGAGACATTCAGCAAATGAAGAACTAATAACAAAACCCACAAAGCAAGGATAAATGGTTTGTTTATTTACTGGaggtaaaatataatattagctTATCGGTtgttttcttttacaaatttataattgCGAAAACAGCTACAGGTtcatgataaataaataaaaaagtaaattttgaaatataagaaactgataggatttatatagttttaaaaaaaaatattcgctCTATAAGTAGTTGACAATCAAGCTTACTAAAACTCAGCTTGTAACCCTAATAAGAAATGGGTTTCTCTCATCTTCATTTTCTTGCTTTGGAGTCGGACGTCATGCTCATGCCTAAAGATTCGAACTGCTCTGATTGTAATTTGACATAGGTTTGGCCACAATCAGTTTATAACCAAAACCACTAAAAGTTCAAAATTAAAATCCACCTCTAGTAACTCACTTCTAAATGGAAGgatcaattaaattttataaggTATTAACTACTCTCACTTGTAAGCAATGTGGGACGACAAACGGAAACgaaatatataaatctaaacTCTAAAGATATTATGAGGTACCATATTTTTGAGAGCATCTTTAGTGTATTACTAGATCATGATCTGAGCacagattttattttaaattgattaatcaaattttataaattaatttaatgttATTTATTGTTAAGAGATATTTTAGTTgtagaatatttatttatatggcttaattaaaattattttgtgtaatttatcttaccaataattaatttatactatAATCAGTTTAAATTTGTTGTTAATAATTAGtgttaaaattttatctttagaaaatatatattttgaaaaaatttcgtaatatttgttattatatttatttgacaatgtaattattttcaatgtataatgtttatatatatatattatgtaatagcTATTAATGAATTATTAtgttacatatataaattatatatatatttattatattgtagATTAGTACATACAAAATAGGGGAATTGCCACAAataaaataccacattcatagtaccacttttcatgtttacactaatcatTTTTTCCATCATTTTTAGTGAAAGGTAAAATACACTTATATTTTAGAGGTGTGAATGGTGACCAAGGAACGACAAGGAATAATGCATTCCCTAACATTCCTAAACAAATtcaccattcacaaggaataaattttctttctcattccctaccattcttttttttgtagagaaataaaaaacaaagttattccttgttaaatatGGGATGAAACAACCATTCATTTTCGTTCCTGCAATTTTTTTCCTCAACGTTCCTTTCCTATTCGTTCATCTTGTTTTCAgaatggtcaccagtcagaccctaggattaactaatctagacttaggatttagagttgaggggtagggtatggtttttggaatgtgaaatttaggattctaatatatatataaataaatacttaaaaaatatattaaaaaattaaaaaatagtttcaacataattttcgactttcaaaaagaaattttgaaaaaaataaaaaaaattatagaaaatttcaaatttgaaaaagtataattcgaaatcattaaaaaaatatttttatttttatttatttaaaataatgatttattatatatatagataacaagggtataagagtattttgccacttaatgaaaaatgtatttttgaaaatattcgtttagtggtggtaaagatgaaaagtggtaaacataaaattttcccTACAAAATAAGATGTGCAAACATATAGAAATATGAATACGGTTGTGTGTtcatatatatcatattaattacacTTCATATAAATATTCTTATGCTCTATATATTTCAAGTATAGCATTAAATTAAGATTTTTAATTGAATAAAATCtatgaaaattttattcatttagCTATATAATATTCTATAGCTTTATTTTCTTATACATTTTAGTGAAATTCTTTTGATTTGTTTGAAAAGAATTGACCTAGAAAAAACATATATGAATATAATTAGGGATTTGTCCCAATGATTATCCATTTCTAACTTGAATCACATTATCTAATAGTTTTTCACCGGGaacaacaaataaatataagtataactagatcttgatccgcgcTTCAAAGTGCGGGATTTCTTATagtaaaaagtttaataatgttaatgatttttgtatgttattatgttacaatattgaattatatcaaaacatagaattttataaaattatatgatttatgaattaatttatttaaaattttgtatatatattgttatgtaACTCTTTCTTAGGTCCAAACGTTTTGTTTGGTTCGAATAAAAACCGGTCCGAATCGGTTCAGATTCAAATCTACGGCAAAGTATCTATTGGGTATATTTCAGATCCGTAGTGTCGGTTTAAGTTTGGATTCTACAGAGATTTGAACCGGTACCCTGAGTATCTAAAATGTATtgtgtatattaaatatatttttctgagtCAAATATGTCTTTGGTATCACGATTACTCTTTTGTGTTTCAGATTCGGTTTTCGGTTCATGTTTcagatttcaaataaaatgttagatttttagaaacataTTTCGTGTATAcgcataaaattttgaatattattaaaaaacttTAAAGTATTCTCATGTTTCTATACATTATGTTTTACATAAAAGTTTTACATtctgtatataaaaaaattggttcatataatatgttaataaatGTTGTAAATAAGCCTTTATGTGGAACGGATAAATGATCATCATAGCTGACAATATAAACTATATCTAAACATTATCTTTctggtatttgaaaataaatgctACTATAATTATTTTCTGTTAATAAGCACAAAATCTGATGGCAGAATCTTTTAGTTTGGCacaaatattaaacatattatgtggaattgattaattaaggtgatataaaatataacattctaatgaaagggtccaacaaccttttataagtagatttttaaagactgcttcccttttaatagtatagatacttTTGTGTTTTCTTATGTTTCCGTCTGACCTGCATGACCATACGGATTATTTGTTGTTCCAATCGTATAAATGTTTCAATAGACTTCTAAAACAcgaaaatatcttttaataatataatttaagaaattaaaatgttttaatgtatttgaatataattagattattttttatttattaaatatagatttgcataagatattatttaaattaaatttagttaTTTCAGCTCTGTGCGTTATGAATccttaataaaaatttgtaatgtatttgattaattgtatgatatattttgattatttttaattataaaatttacttGATGTCAATTTATtgcattttatttatatatggtatttaatttaatatgaaagtttatttaaatttaagtgAATGTAATtgcttatatataataatataaataaaataatcccTTATTTTAACTGATTTGATATTGATTGAAATTAGTTTTGTAGAATCTAAACCTGTTTTGTTTTTACCTtttcataaattatttgaatgtTTTATAACTTGAAAAAACTgataaaaattcttaaaaatatgaGACctaaagttttatattttatttgagacaagattaattattgttttgttCGGAAAAATAAATAGTAGTATAGTATTGTTTCCATAATTACTTTATAATAGATAGGTgtattcaatttaaaattttacaaaaatggTTGGATTGAAAgaatgtttctgttttaataacatatagtttattattcttattattaaatttaataactcTGTAATGGAGTTAAACTTCACTATAATTCTATTCTATTTTGAAGTTAAAATGAAGCAGTGGACAAAAAATAACTGTGTTACTTCATGTATAGAGTGAATCTATTTTTACACCACTAAAGGGgacgactggttttcccgctaccacccgcaaacgcagcttttgcggttggtagcggttgttggcggtttgcaacaatcactcaaatcgctctaaatcgtttcaaaccgctccaaatctcataaattcaaaagctggctccagctagcgtttgcggttgcggacggttgcgggagggtaaaattttttttttttaaaaagacaatatatatacaaaagtaaaaatattta comes from the Brassica rapa cultivar Chiifu-401-42 chromosome A01, CAAS_Brap_v3.01, whole genome shotgun sequence genome and includes:
- the LOC103832332 gene encoding short-chain dehydrogenase reductase ATA1 encodes the protein MANSNKRLNNKVAIITGGARGIGAATARLFTENGAYVIVADILDEEGVRMAESIGGCYVHCDVSKEADVEAAVELAMRRKGRLDVMFNNAGMAVNEGSIMEMDIKMVNKLVSVNVNGVLLGIKHAAKAMIKVGGGSIICTSSSSGVMGGLGGHAYTLSKGAINGLVKTTACELGSHGIRVNSISPHGVPTEILVNAYRTYLHNDRIDAAEVTKTVAEKGSLLTGRAGTVEDVAQAALFLASEESSRFITGHNLVIDGGYTSATTTMRYIYD
- the LOC103832356 gene encoding dual specificity protein phosphatase 1 isoform X2, which gives rise to MQLQTSPLVISESPFFSDLFSSPLWLIHPLLSTMSSRDKGSSSSPAMDNETYVKNRIQELVRLIKVARVYRQDNVPSLIQQGLYLGSFAAASNKNALKSCNVTHILTVASSLRPVHPGDFVYKVVPVVDKEDTNLEAYFDECIHFIDEAKKQGGSVLVHCFVGKSRSVTVVVAYLMKKHGMTLTQALQHVQSIRPVANPNAGFIRQLQDLEKSLQGKQESLAHCQV
- the LOC103832356 gene encoding dual specificity protein phosphatase 1 isoform X1, with protein sequence MQLQTSPLVISESPFFSDLFSSPLWLIHPLLSTMSSRDKGSSSSPAMDNETYVKNRIQELVRLIKVARVYRQDNVPSLIQQGLYLGSFAAASNKNALKSCNVTHILTVASSLRPVHPGDFVYKVVPVVDKEDTNLEAYFDECIHFIDEAKKQGGSVLVHCFVGKSRSVTVVVAYLMKKHGMTLTQALQHVQSIRPVANPNAGFIRQLQDLEKSLQVKDYLTNQNPWDEKQIVVEERDQFM
- the LOC103832356 gene encoding dual specificity protein phosphatase 1 isoform X3, translated to MDNETYVKNRIQELVRLIKVARVYRQDNVPSLIQQGLYLGSFAAASNKNALKSCNVTHILTVASSLRPVHPGDFVYKVVPVVDKEDTNLEAYFDECIHFIDEAKKQGGSVLVHCFVGKSRSVTVVVAYLMKKHGMTLTQALQHVQSIRPVANPNAGFIRQLQDLEKSLQVKDYLTNQNPWDEKQIVVEERDQFM
- the LOC103832346 gene encoding plant UBX domain-containing protein 12 produces the protein MAKRLFAVLECQSLLENLSPFVDPKRPKNFPDGESPTCLSPNSVIGFPELTEEPKSDSDRSVLCRLCVRLPDGRKVQRNFLRSESVQLLWSFCYSLMDESERRERSFKLIQAVPGEYRSLYYGSETSFEDSGLANSLISVIWV